Part of the Musa acuminata AAA Group cultivar baxijiao chromosome BXJ2-7, Cavendish_Baxijiao_AAA, whole genome shotgun sequence genome is shown below.
TCTGTGTTTGCCATTCCACCCACAGAAAAGACGCTAATCTCCGTCGTCTCTCACTTCCTCACCTCTTCATGCATATAAAACCAGCGCCGTAAGAAGAGCTCCTCGACGCCGAAAGAATGTCCAGAGTTCATCCTACACTGAGAAAGACCGACGACGAAGAAGAGCTCGCGACGACGACAGCCCGTCCATCGATTTGGACGGTATGGAACAAGTCGAGCATGGGTTTCCACGGAACGGATGGGTTCTCGATTTATGACAGCAAGGGAAGACTGGCCTTTCGGGTCGACAATTACTCGAGGAAGCACAAGTGTTTTGCAGGGCAGCTGCTGCTTATGGATGCCAATGGGAAGGCACTCATGGCTTTGAGGCCTCGGGTAGGAAGATTCTACTTCTCTTTGTTTGCTTTACCTTCTCTACTTTTTCTCTTGGTAGAGATAGATCACAGCACAAAGCTTGCAACAGCTCAACAGGAAACCCAAGCATAGTTCGACTGCTAGAGAGTAGACTTAGAAAGTAGAAATCTAAAAGATTTGATCATTTCTTCATCAGTTGTAAGCTGAATCTAAATTTTAGTAGTCATATATGAATCAAAGTTTGTTTTTGATTCATATATGAATAAAAAAGTCCAACTTTTGTGCCTTTTAAGATAAATGTATTCCGAATAACATCGAATGATTATAGTATAATAGAGATAGAACATAGAAGCAAGCTTCTTATATCAGTGCAATAGGGAATCAAAGCATACTTTAATTGCTAGAGAGAAGACCTAAAAGATTCTCACAATTTCATTTTATTATTTCACCTAAAAAGTTATAGATAGACTCTCTAAAAAATAGAAAACTAGAAGATTTGATCATTTATTCATGAGGATTAAGCTGAAACCAAATTGGTAGTCATTCATGAATCAACGTCAATCTTCGCTTCGTCTTACTTTTTTTTTCGAAGCACTTAAaatcatcttaaattttttttaactttttttgtGTTAGAAAATAAGTATTCTGAATAGTATCGAAAGATATGCAATTGATAtatttgatattaaatttttatataataatataattataaattgtATATAAATATAATCTCTTAAGAAGCTAAGCTCAGTGACTAAGCTTAGATATGCACAAATGCAGATAACTCAAGCAGATACTGAGAATGCTGTAAACTTCTGTATCGAATCGCATTGTGACTGTTTCTAATCATGTCTATCACACATCAAGCAGATACTGAGCATGCACGACAGGTGGAGCGGATTCAAAGGCGAAGACGGCTTAGATCCGAAGTGCAGAACTCACGTCTTCTCCATGAAAAGGCGATCGATCCTTCAAGGCCACGACAAGGCGGAGGTGTACATGGACAGTCCAGACGACCGATCATCGCTGCCACATTTCAAGACCGAGGGTTGTTTCAGAAGAAGAGACTGCAAGATTTTGGACAGCAATGGCGAGGAGGTGGCGCAAATAAGCCACAAGAAAGTGAACAGGTCCGTCACTTTGGGCGATGATGTGTTCAGCCTCATCATTCAACCGTACACCGATACTGAGCTGATAATGGCTTTTCTGGTCATCATGGACCGCATCTGCTAGAAGCCTTGTAGCTTTTCATGGCTGGAGGGTCGCCATTTTCGCACCCGACATAGCTGCCGCTTGCGGTAGATAACACAGTGAGTGAGATAAGATGGAAGCTGTGGAAATATATGAAGTCACAAAGGTCAACATGTTCAGTAACGTTAAGTGAATCTTACAATGCAGTCAGGTCTTTTCTCTTTTGAGCTTGAGCTTCCTTAAAGAGATTCGATGTCCAGTAACAGTGCAGTCaagaaaacatatatatatatatggtgtcgGATTCCAATAATCAACTGACTGGAGACAGTAATCCACATGAATATCCATTGACATTCACTACCTCTTATGGTCAGATACAGTGTGTAGTAAGCTTGCTGGTCGAGTAGTCGAAAAGCTGCAGCTCCTCTCTTGTGGACGATTGATGACTGCTGCTTCCCTGTCTGAGGGGCAAAATGAGAGATGTCAATTCcccatcagatgggaaaagcctgTGTGTTGCTGGTTTGAAGACAACCATGATGGGTTATTGGGATGGAGGTTTAGGCTGTGTTACAATGTCTGAGTCTCAAGGCCTAAGAAACATTGTCACCAACAACACCAATCCTCGGTGGATTGTTAGGTTCTTTTTTTAGTTTATTGTCACGAGTAGATTTGTTTTTCATGactcatatatataatttgatacgtcaataatgttttttttttcgtaTTTTAGAATACCGACATATTAGCTAATCAATTATGACAACTTAGATATCGTGACATGGCATGATGATGTGAAAGAGGTTCAAGAATCAATTTtcttaataaaaataagaaaaataaattatttattttgagaATAATTGATTAATTAATTTCGTTTGACCTCAATCATTAATCAAAATAATCAAACTGAAGTTGACAATTATATACCCACTGACATAATTCAGATCAAATCCTAACATAATGCATGCGAGACATAGTCCAATGGTGACTCTATCGTAACGAATCGAGTCTAATGGGATaattaatatatcaaatttatttaaattaattactaaataaaaatgattaagcTAAATTTAATGATAATATACTCATCATATTCTTAAAACACTATCTTAGTGTTAGTTAAGATCTAACAAAATTGGATGGAATTCTTTTTGGCCATTATATTTTTTTGAGTTGTTAAAACTCTAATTTTTGTTTAGAATAGATGAAATTGACATAGGAAAGGATAAATGGTAAAGAATTACTATAATTGTCCTCATAAAGATCTTTCATATTCCTAAATGACCAACATAGGCATTCCTGGAGTGAAGCACGAATCTTGAGGATACAAATCAAGTCTAAGCACGAATCTTATAGCCTGATGAAGCCACATCCCATTCGCAAGCGAACAAGAGGCTGTGATGTAACACGGATCGCCTTCTCTATCTTCTGCTAtctccgctgctgctgctgctgctgctgcttctcctcGCTCCAATGGCGATGGCTTCCTCTTCTCTCTCGACATGGAGCATGGCCTCGCTTCGCTCTgccctccctccctctccctctccctctccgcgCCTCCCCTCGTTTCGCTTTCCGACCCCTTTGCACTTCCATTGCTCAGCTCGGCTGAGTTCCGGTTGCGGACAGGCAAAGCCGCTGCGGTCCTTCTCCGGCCTCGCTCCCATGACTCCTCTCCTCTCTGTTGGCATTGGTAAATGATGCTCTTGCTCTGTTTATTCCATCTCGAACTAAATTTCGTCAACGCGTAAGCCCTAGTTGGACGGATAACATTTCTTCCATTTTCTTATTACGTTTCGAGTAGAAGTAAAATTTTGAAGATCGTTAGACTCATTGAACTGCATATTAAAGATAATGAGAGTTTAGATTGGTCAAGAATCCAAATTATCTCTCCACCATGTAAAATTTAAAATCTTGAAGTAAGATTCCTCTTCTTTACTGTTAGATCCAAATATTGTTTTGATGATGTCGATCAAAATCTGATTTGGCAAGGCAGTATTTCAGGTTAGCCTAGTTTTGTCCTACAACTGACAGAGATGATTAGGGCTATGGTTAATGTTGATATCCTTTTGTCTTATTCTTTCAGTAAGGAATTTGATAAAGAAACATGCAACTTCTTAAGAACCAAACGAAGGTATTCTATATAACATACGCCAAAATAATCCAGACTGTGGATTGTCAATGAGAATTCTGGGAGAACTTTCTTTAGGGGAGTAATTGAGACTGATCAAGGTTAGGTTGGTCTTAATGTCCAATTTTTGGAGTCTGTCAGATGGAGTGTTATTTGCAAAGAGCAGTTGTTTTCCAAGATCGCCTAGTCAAACAAACTAAGAATCTATTGGTACTCATGATTTATATGCATCTGTGTGGGCTTGGACTATTATGATGTTTGGTGATTAATCCAATGATTGATAAATTTTTAATCTGGCATCGAGAATAGATTGTTAGAGACCTTTTTTAGTGGTTTAGCATTTTCTAGTATTCCGATATTAGAAGCATCCTTTAAGTGCCATTTGCTACAATTTATTTTTTTCAGCTGGATTTCTTTTACTGGCACTTTTGTGTTTTGATTGCAAAAGGCTCTTTAgataaagatttggataaaaaaactataaagtattcattttcaattcttaAATTGGATCCTGGTTACCAGAAGAAGCACAAACTTGGAATTTTAATGGTCTCACTTTTAATTTCAATTGCACTAGCCTTAATTGTGTTGTGGGAAATGCTTATGATAGGAAGTACTTTTAGTTGTAATGGGCATAGAAACAACTACGTCTCCTATTCTAAAAATCCTTgagagttttattttttttctttttggtttcgGATGCAACAAATGCTACTTTTGAGATTGGATTTTGAATTGGTTGCATTTATTTAAGTTGAACAATATCAATAAAGCTAGTTAATCTTCCAGATCATGGAGAAGAAATTCACTGATTTTCACTAGTGTTGTTAAGACCAACCTCTTAGGTGTGTGCCTTACTGGGCCCCAACACATGGTCCTGACAAATTCACTGTCGCCACTtttaatgttttcttttctttttatttgtagtATATAATTTCCATATGACTGTGCATATTACTGCCTATTTTTTCAGTCTCGTACCATTGTTGTTGCTTTCAATAATATGTTTTTTCCCCTTCTATTTCATTTGTAATTTTCTGCTGTGAATTGGTATAACATTCTTCTATTCACCGTCCAGGGGTTGCCAACTTTGACCATGTGTTCAGCAACATAAGCAATGGAAGCAAATTCTATGCTATGAGACATGGTAAACGTGTCCCAAAACTCAATAGGCCCCCGGATCAGCGTCGAGCTCTCCTACGTGGTCTTACGACGCAGCTGCTGAAGCATGGTAGGATCAAAACTACCAGAGCCAGGGCAAGTGCGATGAGGAAGTATGTAGATAAGATGGTAACATTGGCAAAGGATGGTTCTCTCCATAAAAGGAGACAGGCACTGGGCTTTATTTATGAGAAACAAATTGTTCATGCATTGTTTGCTGAGGTACAAGATAGATATGGAGATAGGAATGGAGGGTATACAAGAATCATCAGAACTCTACCAAGGCGAGGAGATAATGCACCAATGGCTTATATTGAGCTTGTCTAGGTAAGTTGCAGTGAACTGATAGTTTTTTGTATGTCCTTTCATATTCTTTTTGGCTTACTGTCCCTCAAAAGTGATATTGATGCTTGTGCTTCTCATATATTTCTTACTTATTGGTGTCACTGCTGCGAAGCACAAGCTTGTGCTGGCAGTAACTAATCTCTCCTTCTTGCATGAACAAAAAATGTGCCAAATGATGGTGTCTTATCCATGTCACTTAATCTGCCCTCATATTCTAAATGTTCTTATATTATTAGTTTATTTAACCCTGGAACAACCATATGATGTTTTCTTAGAGAAACTTTTGTTGGGTAACCATGTTGCAATTTTGGAGAAGCCCCAACAAAATGCCATATGATCCATTGTTCCAAAAGTGCAGAAAGTATTGAGTTAGTTGACAGCTAGATTAATTGCTTTTGTATGATGGAGTAAATATTATTAGTGGAGATAAAGTAGGAGTTTGGTGGCATGGATTCAAGTACTAGTGTTATGCTGACCAAGAACCTAGAAGTGTGCTCTCTTATCATCAATATATTGAGCAATATGGAGTAGATTTTTTCTCAAGAACTTTGGTTATCAGCAGAAAGACAGCTATAACTAAAACAGATCAACAGCAACGTTCAAATATATTTTTGCAATAAAAGGATTTAAAGATGATGTTCTATTCTTTGCAAATATCTGGAACTTTGAAGTCTATTCTGCAAAATAGTTGATAAATGTATTTCAAGCCTTTAGTGGTAAGAAAATAGTTTAAGAGCTTCATTAGAATGCAACCATTGAGAGGGAGACCGGTGATTGTGGCCATGCCTAATGGTAATTGAAGTACCATTCTTCTTTTGTACCATAATGTATGTATTTGCATAATTTTCAGAAATACAACTTACTATCTTTCTGAAACCTAGGACCACTGTTTTCAGTTGACCATACAACTTCAGCCATGATCTCTTAACATTACTTCTGCGTTGCATTATCCAATAAACTAATATTGCCCTGATTAAGTTTTATATTCTATATTGTTTGGAGATATAGTTTAACTAAAATATTTCAGATACATTGCGTGAAAATATTCTATTCATGATCTTAGAACATATTCTTTGGATTTCTGTTACAAGAATTCGTGGTAATGTACTATTCAAACTTCAAAAGTCAAGTGATAATTATGCAGCAACCTGAAACTGAATGGCTTAGCCCACCGAGGTTGGCCTCAGTCTTGCGAAATGGAAATTCTTCTCTCCTGCAAAGAAGAGAAGATTTTATTACGTGGAGATCCTATCCTAACAATTGCACTCTTTATTTTATAGTGGCTTCTTTAACATATTTAGTACTTTGCTTGATACATGGAGAACTGCAAGTCCCTGCTTGTTTCAAGAAATATTCCGATAATCACTAAAGTAGTGAAATTGAATTAGAGTTTTTACTAAATAAGTAGAGCTATGATATTACTCGATCATATGACAACAATAACTTGTAATGACCCAACTAGCACTAGTAGATCATAGAATTTTAGTATtgtccacatatatatatatatatatatatatatatatatatatatatatatatatatatatatatatatatatatatatatatatatatatatatataaaggtgaaTCCTTTGTTTTAATGAGAACTAACACTTATTAATTTTTAGTTTAAACACTAGTGAACAAAAGCTTTTCTTACTCTGGTTGGACATAAATTGAAAGACTAGAAGGTTTGTATTCAGTGATAAGTTCTAAAGAAATATCTAAAGTTGGGCATAAATTGAAATAAATGTCTTCTTCCTCCATATGCAAGGAAGGGACAAATCGAAATATCAAATTATAAGAAGCCAAACAAAACTAGATTTACATTAGTTCACCCCTAACAAATAGTTCCAATTTGTCCATGTTTCAACTTTCAAATATATTCACATATCAAACTCCGAGGGATTTGTGGGTTCCGTGTTCAAATCACACATGGAATAAGTGATGGTGTTAATCTAGTAACACTTTCATGAAGATGTATTTCGTGGCAATGGGTAATAATGTCCAGCTATGAGTTTTCACTGTCCTATATGGACATGAGGAATAGCCTAAAAGTGCAAGTCATATTTAGAATTCAGCAGCCATATCTAATGAGCTTATAAAACAGTTCTTCATTACATATTCTTTCATAGTTCTGCAATATCTTTGTAATTCTTACTTCAGTAATGTTGAATGTACCTTTTGCTCTTCACCTTTTATATGTACTAACAGAGCCTGAAATTTACCTTTTTGTTCACAGAGCTTTGTGGCACACCGTTTTCTGACCAAGAGCTTTGGACGGAAGGTTTTCAAACTTTGTAATGCATAATATGAAGGAATCGTTATGCTTCATTTCCTTGTTACTGCATTTGTATTACTTTATTCACTGTTTGTTGTTCAAAACTATTTGTGATCAAAAGTTTCATGGATTCTCGTCTCACCTAGTTTGAGCATCTTATCACTGCATATGTGCAGATCCTTATCATAAGAGCTGTTGGATGCACAATATGTCATCCTTTATCTTTAGTTGGTCTAGCACTTACAATGTACCTTCCACTAGCCTTTGCACGGAAGATAGTAGCTTTTCCTTCCCTAGAATCAAACTCCTCGATGGGGGAACTAGGGATAGATTGGTTTTTCTCCGTGCACTGCCCTTGAGGTGGTGGGTGGTAACTTCATGATGGTGGGCGTTGACCTTTTATGGCTGTAATGTGACTCAGCCATCACCTTGCACTTGCCTGCAAGTAGTGAGTGGAGTCTGTCTAGATTGTGTCAATGAGCGTGATCTCTCTCTTTATGTTTTCTTGAAAGGATTGTCAAACTCATCTTCCTCCTCAGCAAGTACACCCAGACAGAATGGAGTGGGTAACGTCAGGCCACACTTATTCCAACTCGTCCATACATGTGCAATATCTTGTTGAAGAAAATGGTGGCCTCTCATGAGCATGTAACTTTGGTACTATCATTAGATGAACTCTTGCTTTTGTCTTGTATTGGTCATCA
Proteins encoded:
- the LOC135617719 gene encoding large ribosomal subunit protein bL17c-like; the protein is MAMASSSLSTWSMASLRSALPPSPSPSPRLPSFRFPTPLHFHCSARLSSGCGQAKPLRSFSGLAPMTPLLSVGIGVANFDHVFSNISNGSKFYAMRHGKRVPKLNRPPDQRRALLRGLTTQLLKHGRIKTTRARASAMRKYVDKMVTLAKDGSLHKRRQALGFIYEKQIVHALFAEVQDRYGDRNGGYTRIIRTLPRRGDNAPMAYIELV
- the LOC135616231 gene encoding protein LURP-one-related 8-like; translated protein: MSRVHPTLRKTDDEEELATTTARPSIWTVWNKSSMGFHGTDGFSIYDSKGRLAFRVDNYSRKHKCFAGQLLLMDANGKALMALRPRILSMHDRWSGFKGEDGLDPKCRTHVFSMKRRSILQGHDKAEVYMDSPDDRSSLPHFKTEGCFRRRDCKILDSNGEEVAQISHKKVNRSVTLGDDVFSLIIQPYTDTELIMAFLVIMDRIC